Proteins encoded in a region of the Clostridium butyricum genome:
- a CDS encoding PRD domain-containing protein, which yields MSTILSRDEIVVKVFNNNIVLVNSEDIEKILFAVGIGFGKKPGSVIPKGTSINKVFIIEEKENINNLKELVKVIDSEFFAACEEAIYEVSNMVDEELNERIHISLIDHLFFAIKRLKNNEKIENPFLIETQTLYSKEYNLAKLVAKMIENHSNVEIPDGEIAFIALHIHSALNDGKISNTIKNTNLISEIVEYVEGKLDCKIYKDSLDYARFCTHVKFAIQRIMSNNTIDNDLTKIIKETYKESYIISEGIGRIIERNIGISVTDDEISCLTIHVERFRMNQKK from the coding sequence ATGAGCACAATACTTAGTAGAGATGAGATTGTAGTAAAGGTATTTAATAATAACATTGTTTTAGTTAATTCAGAAGATATAGAAAAGATTCTTTTTGCAGTAGGTATCGGTTTCGGAAAAAAACCAGGAAGCGTAATACCTAAGGGAACTTCCATTAATAAAGTATTTATAATTGAAGAGAAAGAAAATATAAATAATTTAAAAGAACTTGTAAAGGTAATTGATTCCGAGTTTTTTGCTGCTTGTGAAGAGGCTATTTATGAAGTTTCTAATATGGTTGATGAAGAATTAAACGAGCGTATTCATATTAGTCTTATAGACCACTTGTTTTTTGCTATAAAAAGATTAAAAAATAATGAGAAAATTGAAAACCCATTTTTAATAGAAACACAGACACTATATTCTAAGGAATACAATCTTGCAAAGCTAGTTGCAAAGATGATTGAAAATCACTCAAATGTAGAAATACCAGATGGAGAGATTGCATTCATAGCTCTACATATTCATTCAGCTTTAAATGATGGAAAAATATCAAATACTATTAAAAATACAAATTTAATTAGTGAAATTGTTGAATATGTAGAGGGGAAATTAGATTGCAAAATATATAAAGATTCTTTAGATTATGCTCGTTTCTGCACTCATGTAAAATTTGCAATTCAAAGAATAATGAGTAATAATACAATAGATAATGATTTAACAAAAATTATAAAAGAAACGTATAAAGAGTCATATATAATATCTGAAGGTATAGGACGTATAATTGAAAGAAATATAGGTATTTCTGTTACAGATGATGAAATTTCATGTTTAACGATTCATGTTGAAAGATTTAGGATGAATCAAAAAAAATAA
- a CDS encoding GNAT family N-acetyltransferase — translation MKPNLKVKIQADKSCEEEYIIKDNNDIIVGRFNITELSVSNKRCDVKMNFYRENNYELLCDTLSLVLSAIFKNSKVFKVNIRSVENININAFLNLGFTLEGILSQNEYCKGEYLDELFFGITRIEYSKQKNYPMIELEGKNIILRNLNPGDAQELVEYYNKNKNYLAPFEPTRDSGFYTLENQRSLLIESYRQMLNGTNVDLGIFKENKFIGKIKISNIVCGSLKSGVLGYSIDEDEQGNGYMKESVKLILNYAFLDCDLHRVEASALVDNIKSRKVLESIGFKLVGINEKYLLVNGKWRDHATYYIIKEDFYKGD, via the coding sequence ATGAAGCCTAATTTAAAAGTAAAAATACAAGCGGATAAATCTTGTGAAGAAGAATATATAATTAAAGATAATAATGACATAATAGTAGGAAGATTTAATATAACTGAACTTAGCGTTTCAAATAAACGATGTGATGTTAAAATGAATTTTTATAGAGAAAATAATTATGAATTACTTTGTGATACATTAAGTTTAGTATTAAGTGCAATATTTAAAAATAGTAAGGTATTTAAAGTAAATATACGATCAGTAGAAAATATAAATATAAATGCATTTCTTAATTTAGGATTTACTTTAGAGGGAATATTAAGCCAAAATGAATATTGCAAAGGTGAATATTTAGATGAATTATTTTTTGGAATAACGAGAATAGAATATTCAAAACAGAAAAATTATCCCATGATAGAATTAGAAGGAAAGAATATAATTTTAAGAAATTTAAATCCAGGTGATGCACAGGAGTTAGTTGAATACTATAATAAAAATAAGAATTATCTTGCTCCATTTGAACCAACACGAGATTCAGGGTTTTATACATTGGAAAATCAAAGAAGTTTATTAATTGAGAGTTACAGACAAATGTTAAATGGAACAAATGTGGACTTGGGGATTTTTAAAGAAAATAAATTTATAGGGAAAATAAAAATATCTAATATTGTATGTGGATCTTTAAAAAGCGGAGTATTAGGATATTCAATAGATGAAGATGAACAAGGTAATGGATATATGAAAGAAAGTGTTAAATTAATTTTAAATTATGCATTTTTAGATTGTGATCTTCATAGAGTTGAAGCATCCGCATTAGTAGATAATATTAAATCGAGAAAAGTTTTAGAATCAATTGGATTTAAATTAGTAGGCATCAATGAAAAATATCTTTTAGTAAATGGTAAGTGGAGAGATCACGCCACGTATTATATTATTAAGGAAGATTTTTATAAAGGAGACTAA
- a CDS encoding tRNA threonylcarbamoyladenosine dehydratase — protein sequence MAEHSLTRTELLIGNDGLNKLRKSKVIVFGVGGVGGFAVEALARAGVGEITVVDNDTISLTNLNRQIIATYDTIDKAKVEVIKERIQSINKDCRVITRQVFVSNDNIEEIVPKDIDYVVDAIDTVSAKLGLAEYCYKNNINIMSSMGTGNKLDPTQFKVSDVFKTQVCPLAKVMRCELRKRGVEKLKVVYSEEMPLKPKSEYSSEVKGTAKRPVPGSMSFVPPVAGMIIAGEVIKDILGINNKK from the coding sequence ATGGCGGAACATTCTTTAACAAGAACAGAACTATTAATAGGAAATGATGGACTTAACAAGTTAAGAAAAAGCAAAGTAATTGTATTTGGAGTAGGTGGAGTAGGTGGATTTGCGGTAGAAGCATTAGCAAGAGCTGGTGTTGGAGAAATAACTGTTGTTGATAATGATACTATAAGTTTAACAAATCTTAACAGGCAGATTATTGCTACATATGATACTATAGATAAAGCAAAGGTTGAAGTTATTAAGGAAAGAATACAATCTATAAATAAAGATTGTAGAGTTATAACTCGTCAAGTTTTTGTATCAAATGATAATATTGAAGAAATTGTACCAAAAGACATTGATTATGTTGTAGATGCAATTGATACTGTATCTGCTAAACTTGGGTTGGCAGAATATTGTTATAAAAACAATATAAATATAATGAGTTCAATGGGAACTGGAAATAAACTAGATCCTACTCAATTTAAAGTGTCAGATGTTTTTAAAACTCAAGTATGTCCACTTGCAAAAGTTATGAGATGTGAACTTCGTAAAAGAGGTGTAGAAAAATTAAAGGTTGTATATTCGGAAGAAATGCCTTTAAAGCCTAAATCTGAATATTCCTCAGAAGTTAAAGGAACTGCTAAAAGGCCTGTTCCTGGAAGTATGTCATTTGTACCGCCAGTAGCAGGAATGATAATTGCAGGTGAAGTTATAAAGGATATTTTAGGAATAAATAATAAAAAGTAA
- a CDS encoding 5'-methylthioadenosine/adenosylhomocysteine nucleosidase → MTIGIIAAMAEELEILLKDLSLEQKKEKANMTFHKGKLYGQDVVAVVCGIGKVNSAVCTQILISEYSVNKVINVGVAGGIGKDIYPGDIVVAENLVQHDMDTSVFGDKIGQIPRLDTFDFKCDSELISLAKKSCEELSDLNSFTGRIASGDQFVANIEKIQWLDQEFGAISCEMEGASIAQVCYLNSVPFVVIRSISDNANNGAHMDYEKFVPIAVQNSTKILKRMLEMM, encoded by the coding sequence ATGACAATAGGAATTATTGCTGCTATGGCAGAAGAATTAGAAATCTTATTAAAAGATTTATCATTAGAACAAAAAAAAGAAAAAGCTAATATGACTTTTCATAAAGGGAAGCTTTACGGCCAAGATGTTGTAGCTGTTGTTTGTGGAATTGGTAAAGTTAATTCTGCTGTATGTACTCAAATATTAATTTCTGAATATAGCGTAAATAAAGTAATAAATGTTGGTGTTGCAGGAGGAATTGGGAAAGATATCTATCCTGGTGATATAGTTGTTGCTGAAAATTTAGTTCAACATGATATGGATACTAGTGTTTTTGGAGATAAAATCGGACAAATACCTAGACTTGATACATTTGATTTTAAATGTGATTCTGAATTAATATCTTTAGCAAAAAAATCCTGTGAAGAACTTTCAGATTTGAATAGCTTTACTGGAAGAATTGCTTCTGGTGATCAATTTGTCGCTAATATTGAAAAAATCCAATGGCTTGATCAAGAATTTGGAGCTATATCATGTGAAATGGAAGGTGCAAGCATAGCTCAAGTTTGCTACTTAAATTCTGTTCCATTTGTAGTTATAAGATCAATTTCTGATAATGCAAACAATGGAGCTCACATGGATTATGAAAAATTCGTTCCAATTGCTGTTCAAAATTCAACTAAGATTTTAAAAAGAATGCTTGAAATGATGTAA
- a CDS encoding ABC transporter ATP-binding protein, whose translation MSDEAIIKVENLKQYFPIKGGFFGQTTGNVKAVDNISFEIKKGETLGIVGESGCGKSTTGRTILQLLKPTSGKVYFKGEDITNISRKELRELRTKMQLIFQDPYSSLNARMTVGSIIGEALVDHNLVSKDELRERVLEVMNMCGLPDYYIDRFPNEFSGGQRQRIGIARALALNPEFIVADEPVSALDVSIQAQIINLLVKLKKEKGFTYMFISHDLSVVKHICDKVGVMYLGNMMELADKKELYENPMHPYTEALLSAIPIPDPTVKKKRIILNGDIPSPANPPVGCKFNTRCPYADDKCSKEAPEYNEVKPNHFVACHKAGIVRT comes from the coding sequence ATGAGTGATGAAGCAATAATAAAAGTTGAAAATTTAAAACAATACTTTCCTATTAAGGGTGGATTCTTTGGACAAACTACTGGAAATGTAAAAGCAGTTGATAATATTTCATTTGAGATAAAAAAAGGTGAAACATTAGGTATTGTTGGAGAATCAGGATGTGGTAAATCAACTACTGGAAGAACTATATTACAGCTTTTAAAACCAACAAGCGGTAAGGTTTATTTTAAAGGAGAAGACATTACTAATATTAGTAGAAAGGAATTGAGGGAACTTAGAACGAAAATGCAGCTTATATTTCAAGATCCGTATTCATCTTTAAATGCAAGAATGACAGTTGGAAGTATAATAGGAGAAGCACTTGTTGATCATAATTTAGTTTCTAAGGATGAATTAAGAGAAAGAGTACTTGAAGTAATGAATATGTGTGGTCTTCCTGATTATTATATAGACAGATTTCCAAATGAGTTTTCTGGAGGTCAGAGACAAAGAATAGGTATTGCAAGAGCATTAGCACTGAATCCAGAATTTATTGTTGCAGATGAACCCGTATCTGCACTTGATGTGTCTATACAAGCTCAGATCATAAATTTACTTGTTAAGCTCAAGAAAGAAAAGGGATTTACATATATGTTTATTTCTCATGATCTTTCTGTAGTAAAGCATATTTGTGATAAAGTTGGAGTTATGTATCTTGGAAATATGATGGAACTTGCTGATAAGAAAGAATTATATGAAAACCCTATGCATCCATATACTGAAGCTTTACTATCAGCTATACCAATTCCAGATCCTACAGTAAAAAAGAAAAGGATAATATTAAATGGAGATATTCCATCACCAGCTAATCCTCCAGTAGGGTGTAAGTTTAATACACGATGTCCGTATGCTGACGATAAGTGTAGCAAAGAGGCTCCTGAATATAATGAAGTAAAACCTAATCATTTTGTAGCATGTCATAAAGCGGGAATAGTTAGGACGTAG
- a CDS encoding ABC transporter ATP-binding protein produces the protein MSEKLLQVKNLKTFFKVEAGTVKAVNDVSFGVGEGETVCIVGESGCGKSITSMSIMGLISGNGRIENGEIIYNGQDLLKFSNNEMCKIRGKEIAMIFQEPMSSLNPVFKIGFQIMEPLLIHEGIGKKEAKAKAVSLLKEVGIPRADEIAECYPHELSGGMRQRVMIAMALACNPKVLIADEPTTALDVTIQAQILELMRNLSKKHNTAILLITHDLGVVAEMADYVVVMYAGKVIEEGPVLEIFKNTLHEYTIGLLKSKPSIEEEKDELYAIPGQVPNPIGIKDSCYFSDRCTKCMDICRKKIPPLRKMGNNHKVACWLFENDEADKEESK, from the coding sequence ATGAGTGAAAAGTTATTACAAGTAAAAAATTTAAAGACATTTTTCAAAGTTGAAGCTGGAACTGTAAAAGCTGTCAACGATGTTTCTTTTGGTGTAGGTGAAGGAGAAACGGTTTGTATTGTAGGAGAGTCTGGATGTGGTAAATCAATAACTTCAATGAGCATTATGGGATTAATTTCAGGCAATGGAAGAATTGAAAATGGAGAGATAATATATAACGGACAGGATTTATTAAAATTCTCAAATAATGAAATGTGTAAAATAAGAGGAAAGGAAATTGCTATGATATTCCAAGAACCTATGAGTTCATTAAATCCAGTTTTTAAAATAGGATTTCAGATAATGGAACCATTATTAATTCATGAAGGAATTGGTAAGAAGGAAGCCAAAGCCAAAGCAGTAAGCTTACTTAAAGAAGTTGGTATTCCAAGAGCAGATGAAATTGCTGAATGTTATCCCCATGAATTATCAGGTGGTATGAGACAAAGAGTAATGATTGCTATGGCTTTAGCATGCAATCCTAAGGTTTTAATTGCAGATGAACCAACAACAGCTTTGGATGTTACAATTCAGGCACAGATTCTTGAGCTTATGAGAAATCTTTCGAAAAAGCATAATACAGCAATACTCCTAATTACTCATGATTTAGGAGTAGTAGCTGAAATGGCAGATTATGTAGTTGTAATGTATGCAGGAAAAGTTATTGAAGAAGGACCAGTTTTAGAAATATTTAAAAATACTTTGCATGAATATACAATTGGATTATTAAAATCTAAACCGTCAATAGAAGAAGAGAAAGATGAATTGTATGCAATTCCGGGACAAGTTCCAAATCCAATAGGAATTAAAGATTCTTGTTATTTTAGTGATAGATGTACAAAATGTATGGATATATGTAGAAAAAAAATTCCGCCATTAAGGAAAATGGGAAATAATCATAAAGTTGCATGCTGGCTATTTGAAAATGATGAAGCAGATAAGGAGGAAAGTAAATAA
- the opp4C gene encoding oligopeptide ABC transporter permease gives MENVNKNKEIVMSPSKMAFQKLLKNRMAMLGLAAVVIVILFSFIGPLFMKFDMNTQTDCIQQGPMIQGHVLGTDKLGRDIMTRLMYGGRISILVGLVAVAIELCIGTFVGAISGYYGGKVDAILMTLTEIWMTIPFLPVIIIMGTILSSLKVDPNVRVLFLILSMGILSWGGIARIVRGEILTLREQEFIQATEALGLRDSRKIMKHLIPNIIPILIVNATLDVGAFIAFEAALSYLGVGISEPIASWGNMLQAANNQANLQKRAWLWLPPGICVLIISLGINLLGDGLRDALDPKKR, from the coding sequence ATGGAAAATGTAAATAAAAATAAGGAAATAGTTATGTCACCCAGCAAAATGGCATTTCAAAAATTACTTAAAAATAGAATGGCAATGTTAGGATTGGCAGCTGTTGTTATAGTAATATTATTTAGTTTTATTGGACCTTTATTTATGAAGTTTGATATGAATACTCAGACAGATTGTATCCAACAAGGACCAATGATACAAGGACACGTTTTAGGGACTGATAAATTAGGTAGAGATATTATGACTAGACTTATGTATGGAGGAAGAATTTCTATATTGGTTGGATTAGTTGCAGTAGCAATAGAATTATGTATAGGAACATTTGTAGGAGCTATATCAGGATATTATGGTGGAAAAGTTGATGCAATATTAATGACTCTCACTGAAATATGGATGACAATCCCTTTTTTGCCAGTAATAATAATAATGGGAACTATACTCTCTTCACTAAAGGTGGACCCTAATGTTAGAGTATTATTTTTGATTTTATCAATGGGGATTCTTTCGTGGGGAGGTATTGCTAGAATTGTAAGAGGTGAAATTTTAACTTTAAGGGAACAGGAGTTTATTCAAGCAACAGAAGCACTAGGACTTAGAGATAGTAGAAAGATAATGAAACATCTTATTCCTAATATTATCCCTATATTAATAGTAAATGCAACATTAGATGTTGGGGCTTTTATTGCTTTTGAAGCTGCATTAAGTTATCTTGGCGTTGGAATTTCAGAACCAATAGCATCGTGGGGAAATATGCTTCAAGCAGCAAATAATCAAGCAAATCTACAGAAGAGAGCATGGCTTTGGTTACCACCAGGTATATGTGTATTGATAATTTCACTAGGAATTAATTTATTAGGTGATGGACTTAGAGATGCACTTGATCCTAAAAAGAGATAG
- a CDS encoding ABC transporter permease — protein sequence MLKFITKRLLKAIPQLIVISMIIFGIIAMVPGDFVSAQSNPNMRPEQIARLREIYDLDKPLHIRYVKWAGSAIKGDFGDSLSFNQPVSSVIGGYIWNSFYLSFTSLIITLLIGVPLGIICAVKQYSIFDKISTVFVFISLSIPSFFLALVLVKVFALDLKICPLAGMTTTGGNLTGMAYFIDVAKHMILPVITLSLLSVGAWMKYVRNCMLEVINQDYIRTARAKGLKEKVVIYKHALRNAAVPMVTYLGLCIPGLFAGAIITETVFAWPGVGRLAYEAIGNRDYTLLMGFNMLSAVLLILGNLLADVLYSVVDPRVKLK from the coding sequence ATGTTAAAGTTCATTACTAAGAGATTACTAAAAGCAATACCTCAATTGATTGTTATATCAATGATTATATTTGGAATAATTGCAATGGTTCCGGGAGATTTTGTTAGTGCACAATCCAATCCAAACATGAGACCTGAACAGATTGCAAGACTTAGAGAAATTTATGATTTAGATAAACCTCTACATATAAGATATGTAAAATGGGCGGGCAGTGCTATAAAGGGTGACTTTGGTGACTCTCTATCATTTAATCAGCCAGTTTCATCTGTAATAGGGGGGTATATTTGGAATTCATTTTATTTATCATTCACATCATTAATTATTACATTATTAATAGGAGTACCGCTTGGGATAATATGTGCAGTTAAACAGTATTCGATTTTTGATAAGATATCCACGGTGTTTGTATTTATTTCGTTGTCAATTCCATCATTTTTCTTGGCATTGGTTTTGGTTAAAGTTTTTGCATTAGATTTAAAAATATGTCCTTTAGCAGGAATGACTACAACTGGTGGCAATTTAACAGGTATGGCTTATTTTATAGATGTAGCTAAACATATGATACTTCCAGTAATAACACTTTCGTTATTAAGTGTTGGTGCATGGATGAAATATGTTAGAAATTGTATGCTTGAAGTAATAAATCAGGATTATATACGTACAGCAAGAGCAAAAGGATTAAAAGAAAAGGTAGTTATTTATAAGCATGCATTAAGAAATGCAGCAGTTCCAATGGTTACATATCTTGGACTTTGCATACCAGGTCTTTTTGCAGGAGCAATAATTACAGAAACAGTATTTGCTTGGCCAGGTGTAGGAAGACTTGCTTATGAAGCAATTGGAAATAGAGATTATACATTACTTATGGGATTCAACATGCTTTCAGCAGTATTATTAATTCTAGGCAACTTATTAGCAGATGTTCTTTATTCTGTTGTTGATCCAAGAGTTAAATTAAAGTAG
- a CDS encoding ABC transporter substrate-binding protein, whose product MKFKKIIAAMSLVLSISMLVGCGQGASQETSADVDNGAQSSSVENKKYEAEDMSKLPQVAKDRKDTLIIGTESPKGVFNPLFANSVYDTNIARTMYERLLECDEHGEPTPRLAESYSVSDDGLSVTYKIRKDANWSDGTPITSKDVEMTWKIMADKSYDGQQDVINGTYTIQGIKDYHDGKTESISGIELVDDKTVTFHLTNYYPFAAQDIASYEIIPSSWYGTLYKHGDCSGLKSTYTEPGPVSGAYKLTSYEQGQEVKMEANDKFYLGTPNIKNIIWKVDTQDNVLQFLKSGEIDMDWVVANNDNIDDVESAGFLGYQNYLDNGYSYISLNQTLPQFQDPAVRKALTIGLNRKKIVDTTSDKYGKVINIPESSTAWTYKEPKETYDYDVEKAKKMLDDAGWKVGSDGIREKDGVKLSCHFLCPTGNEFYSTLLSVLDHDWKELGVDYTGEQIDFNALCTKTDNKDFEAYCMAWSLNPIPSGETTFASYGSQNYNTYKDDKVDDLLKQIAAEHDKDKIKELYGEYYDELNESLPYICLQQKIRNYSISGRVKGIEISSYVPFYLSLYKATIEG is encoded by the coding sequence ATGAAATTTAAAAAAATAATAGCAGCCATGTCATTAGTATTATCAATATCAATGTTAGTTGGATGTGGACAAGGGGCGTCTCAAGAGACATCAGCTGATGTTGATAATGGAGCACAAAGTTCATCAGTGGAAAATAAAAAATATGAGGCAGAAGATATGAGTAAACTGCCACAAGTAGCTAAAGATAGAAAGGATACTTTAATAATAGGAACAGAGTCTCCAAAGGGTGTATTTAATCCACTTTTTGCAAATTCAGTATACGATACTAATATTGCTCGTACAATGTATGAAAGACTTTTAGAATGTGATGAGCATGGTGAACCAACACCTAGATTGGCTGAAAGTTATAGTGTATCTGATGATGGGTTATCTGTAACTTATAAAATAAGAAAAGATGCCAACTGGTCAGACGGAACACCAATAACAAGTAAAGATGTTGAAATGACTTGGAAAATTATGGCGGATAAATCATATGATGGACAACAAGATGTTATTAATGGTACGTATACAATTCAAGGAATAAAGGACTATCATGATGGAAAAACTGAATCAATTTCAGGAATCGAACTTGTGGATGATAAGACTGTAACATTCCATCTTACTAATTATTATCCTTTTGCAGCACAAGATATTGCATCATATGAAATAATACCATCATCTTGGTATGGAACATTATATAAACATGGTGATTGTAGTGGCTTAAAATCAACTTATACAGAACCAGGTCCTGTTTCAGGAGCATATAAGCTTACAAGCTATGAACAAGGACAAGAAGTAAAAATGGAGGCAAATGATAAATTTTATCTTGGTACTCCAAATATTAAGAATATAATCTGGAAAGTTGATACACAAGATAATGTTTTGCAATTCTTAAAATCTGGTGAAATAGATATGGATTGGGTAGTTGCTAATAATGATAATATTGATGATGTAGAATCAGCAGGATTTTTAGGTTATCAAAACTATTTAGATAATGGATATAGCTATATATCGTTAAATCAAACACTACCACAATTTCAAGATCCAGCAGTAAGGAAGGCTCTTACTATTGGTCTTAATAGAAAGAAGATAGTTGATACAACTTCGGATAAATATGGTAAAGTGATAAATATTCCAGAGAGTTCAACAGCGTGGACATATAAAGAACCAAAGGAAACTTATGATTATGATGTGGAAAAAGCTAAGAAAATGCTAGATGATGCAGGATGGAAAGTTGGATCAGATGGAATAAGAGAAAAAGACGGTGTTAAATTATCATGTCATTTCTTATGTCCAACTGGAAATGAATTTTACTCAACACTTTTATCTGTTTTAGATCATGATTGGAAAGAACTTGGTGTTGATTATACTGGTGAACAGATAGACTTTAATGCACTATGCACAAAAACAGATAATAAAGATTTTGAAGCATATTGTATGGCTTGGTCATTAAATCCAATTCCAAGTGGAGAGACAACATTTGCAAGCTATGGTTCACAAAACTATAACACTTACAAAGATGATAAAGTTGATGATTTACTAAAACAAATTGCAGCTGAACATGATAAAGATAAGATAAAAGAATTATATGGTGAATATTATGATGAATTAAATGAAAGTTTACCATATATCTGTTTACAACAAAAAATTAGAAATTATTCAATTAGTGGAAGAGTAAAAGGTATAGAAATTTCATCATATGTACCATTTTATTTGAGTTTATATAAAGCAACAATTGAGGGATAG
- a CDS encoding DUF1015 domain-containing protein, whose amino-acid sequence MATIRPFKGIRPVTDLASKIAALPYDVMNSEEAREMVIGNPHSFLHVDRAEIDLDPSIDVHDQKVYEKAKENLDKMISGGEYTQDEQPCLYIYRQVMNGRSQTGIVFCASIDDYMNNIIKKHEFTRADKEQDRINHVDYCDANTGPIFLTYKEEQIASEIIEAWIENESKRKPIYNFVAEDGIQHIVWVIDNDIIINELTDLFKEVDYLYIADGHHRSASAVKVGLKRRAENPDYTGEEEFNYFLAVAFPDNDLMVMDYNRVVKDLNGMTKEEFLNKLDEKFIVTKSENNAPVKPSKKHTFGMDIENEWYILEAKSGTFDENDPIEQLDVAILQNNVLTPILGIEDVRTSDRIDFIGGIRGIKELEKRVNSDMKIAFSMYPTEVHDIMDVADIGEVMPPKSTWFEPKLRSGLFIHKLS is encoded by the coding sequence ATGGCAACAATTAGACCATTTAAGGGTATAAGACCTGTTACAGATTTAGCTTCAAAAATTGCAGCATTACCTTATGATGTTATGAATAGTGAAGAAGCAAGAGAAATGGTAATTGGAAATCCACACTCATTTCTTCATGTTGATAGAGCTGAAATAGATTTAGATCCTTCAATTGATGTACATGATCAAAAAGTTTATGAAAAGGCTAAAGAAAATTTAGATAAAATGATTTCAGGTGGTGAATACACTCAGGATGAGCAACCATGTTTATATATTTATAGACAAGTAATGAATGGAAGATCTCAGACAGGTATAGTGTTTTGTGCATCAATAGATGATTATATGAATAATATTATAAAAAAACATGAATTTACAAGAGCTGATAAGGAACAAGACAGAATAAATCATGTTGACTATTGTGATGCAAATACAGGGCCAATATTTTTAACTTATAAAGAAGAACAGATAGCTTCAGAGATTATAGAAGCATGGATTGAAAATGAAAGTAAAAGAAAGCCAATATATAATTTTGTAGCTGAAGATGGAATTCAGCATATAGTATGGGTAATTGATAATGATATAATCATTAATGAATTAACTGATTTATTTAAAGAAGTAGATTATTTATATATAGCAGATGGGCATCATAGATCAGCATCAGCAGTAAAAGTTGGTCTAAAGAGGAGAGCAGAAAATCCAGATTATACAGGAGAAGAAGAATTTAATTATTTCTTAGCTGTTGCATTTCCAGATAACGATTTAATGGTAATGGATTATAACAGAGTTGTTAAAGATTTAAATGGAATGACAAAAGAAGAATTCTTGAATAAATTAGATGAAAAATTTATTGTAACTAAGTCTGAGAATAATGCTCCGGTAAAACCATCTAAAAAACATACTTTTGGAATGGATATTGAAAATGAGTGGTATATACTTGAGGCTAAATCAGGAACATTTGATGAAAATGATCCAATAGAGCAGCTTGATGTTGCAATTCTTCAAAATAATGTACTAACTCCTATTTTAGGGATTGAGGACGTAAGAACATCAGATAGAATCGATTTTATAGGTGGAATCAGAGGAATTAAAGAACTTGAAAAGAGAGTAAATTCAGATATGAAAATTGCTTTTTCAATGTATCCAACAGAAGTTCATGATATTATGGATGTTGCTGATATTGGAGAAGTAATGCCACCAAAATCAACATGGTTTGAACCTAAGCTTAGAAGTGGATTATTTATTCATAAATTGAGTTAA